One genomic window of Quercus robur chromosome 6, dhQueRobu3.1, whole genome shotgun sequence includes the following:
- the LOC126688972 gene encoding major allergen Pru ar 1-like, protein MGVITYESEVSSPIPPARLFKAYVLDADNLIPKISPHSIKSTEIIEGNGGPGTIKKVTFHEGDHFKFLKHKIDAIDKENFTYNYSVIEGGPLSDKIEKISYETKLVASPDGGSIFKSTSKYYAKDDFEIKEEQIKAGKEKAAGLFKSVEGYLLANPDAYN, encoded by the exons ATGGGTGTTATCACTTATGAGTCTGAGGTTTCCTCACCAATCCCACCAGCTAGGTTGTTCAAGGCCTATGTTCTTGATGCTGACAACCTCATCCCCAAGATTTCACCACACTCTATTAAGAGCACTGAAATTATTGAAGGAAATGGAGGCCCCGGAACCATTAAAAAGGTTACATTCCATGAAGGCGA CCATTTCAAATTCCTTAAGCACAAGATCGATGCCATAGACAAAGAGAACTTCACCTACAATTACAGTGTGATTGAAGGTGGACCTTTGTcagacaaaattgaaaaaatctcATACGAGACCAAGTTAGTGGCATCCCCTGATGGAGGATCCATCTTTAAGAGCACCAGCAAGTACTATGCCAAAGATGATTTTGAGATCAAGGAAGAGCAAATCAAGGCTGGTAAAGAAAAGGCTGCAGGATTGTTCAAGTCAGTTGAAGGCTACCTTTTGGCCAACCCTGATGCTTACAACTAA
- the LOC126688973 gene encoding major allergen Pru ar 1-like gives MAVLTLTDEFTSPVVPKRVFKALILDADNLMPKLMPQAIKSVETLEGNGGPGTIKKITFAEGSHIKYVKHRTDALDEEKLTYSYTLIEGDDLLDKIESISYEMKFEPTPGGGCKGTNVSKYHPKPGVQINEEEVKAGKEKAMAIYKGVEAYLLANPNVYA, from the exons ATGGCTGTTCTCACTCTAACTGATGAGTTCACTAGCCCCGTTGTGCCGAAAAGGGTGTTCAAGGCCTTGATCCTTGATGCTGACAACCTCATGCCCAAGCTTATGCCTCAGGCCATTAAAAGTGTGGAAACACTTGAAGGCAATGGAGGGCCTGGAACTATCAAGAAGATTACCTTCGCTGAAG GTTCTCACATTAAGTACGTGAAGCATAGGACTGATGCACTGGATGAAGAGAAATTGACATACAGTTACACTTTGATAGAGGGTGATGATTTGTTGGACAAGATTGAATCAATTTCTTATGAAATGAAGTTTGAGCCCACTCCTGGTGGGGGATGCAAAGGAACAAATGTGAGCAAGTACCATCCTAAACCAGGAGTCCAGATCAATGAAGAGGAAGTCAAGGCAGGCAAGGAAAAGGCCATGGCTATTTACAAGGGTGTGGAAGCCTACCTCTTAGCCAATCCCAATGTGTATGCTTAG
- the LOC126688975 gene encoding major allergen Pru ar 1-like — protein MGVITYTDEYTSSIPPSRLFKALVIDAPNLIPKIFPQVVKSIEIIQGDGGIGSIRQINFAEGSQLNSVKNRIDELNEENHSYKYTYIEGDALADKLESIAYEVQFEPTPEGGSKNKMTSKYYTKADVVLSEEEIKAGKDNALEIYKIVEAYLLQNPDAYA, from the exons ATGGGTGTTATCACATATACTGATGAGTACACCTCCTCAATCCCTCCATCCAGGTTGTTCAAAGCCTTGGTCATTGATGCTCCCAATCTGATCCCAAAAATCTTTCCCCAGGTTGTTAAAAGCATAGAAATCATTCAAGGTGATGGAGGGATTGGTAGCATCAGGCAGATCAATTTCGCTGAAG GCAGCCAACTTAACAGTGTTAAAAACAGGATTGATGAGCTTAATGAAGAGAATCATTCATACAAGTACACTTACATCGAAGGTGATGCCTTAGCGGACAAGCTTGAATCTATTGCTTATGAGGTCCAATTTGAGCCAACACCTGAGGGTGGCAGTAAAAATAAGATGACAAGCAAGTACTACACCAAGGCTGATGTTGTGCTCAGTGAAGAGGAAATCAAGGCCGGCAAGGATAACGCCTTGGAGATTTACAAAATTGTGGAAGCCTACCTCCTCCAAAACCCTGATGCCTATGCTTAG
- the LOC126688976 gene encoding probable long-chain-alcohol O-fatty-acyltransferase 5, with protein MEGELKNLIKVWLIVLASLCYTHFIASKIPKGKLRLLSLIPVFFLFTILPLSLTTVLPTGITAFFMTWLANFKLILFSFGLGPLSSDPPKSLPLFISIACFPIKIKQNDKYPSHQNTQKHINSSPILKAPPKLPLNFPTKVLLFALLVAAIDYKHVHPTIVLGSYCCLLYFLVDIVLGLCNAIVRATLGIELELPSDEPYFSTSLQDFWGRRWNLMVTNILRHTIYKPIRSISETVLFKQQKQKWAPLPAVLVTFMVSGLMHELIFFYVTRVNPTWEVTCFFVLHGVCLVVELWVKNVLLARGCWLHWAVAGPLTIGFVVVTANWLFLPPLVRNGADIKAIEECKVVLKLLTDKMLWTLKSL; from the coding sequence ATGGAAGGTGAACTCAAGAACTTGATCAAGGTATGGCTCATAGTCCTAGCCTCTCTATGCTACACTCATTTCATTGcctcaaaaatcccaaaaggCAAACTCAGGCTCCTCTCTCTAATCCCAGTCTTCTTCCTTTTCACcatcctccctctctctctcaccactGTCCTCCCCACAGGCATCACCGCCTTCTTCATGACATGGCTTGCCAACTTCAAGCTCATCCTCTTCTCCTTTGGTTTGGGCCCACTTTCATCTGACCCACCAAAGTCCCTCCCTCTCTTCATCTCCATTGCTTGCTTCCCCATCAAAATCAAGCAAAATGATAAATACCCATCTCACCAAAACACCCAGAAACACATAAACTCATCTCCTATTTTAAAGGCACCCCCTAAATTGCCTCTAAATTTTCCTACCAAAGTCTTGCTTTTTGCTCTATTAGTGGCTGCCATAGATTACAAACATGTGCACCCAACGATTGTGTTAGGATCATATTGTTGCTTGCTCTATTTCCTCGTGGACATAGTTTTGGGTTTGTGCAATGCTATCGTGCGTGCCACTCTTGGAATTGAGCTAGAACTACCGTCCGATGAGCCTTACTTTTCAACATCGCTACAAGATTTCTGGGGCAGGCGGTGGAACCTCATGGTAACCAATATTCTACGCCACACAATATACAAACCCATTCGGTCAATCTCGGAAACCGTGTTATTcaaacaacaaaagcaaaagtGGGCCCCACTGCCAGCCGTGTTGGTGACTTTCATGGTCTCTGGTCTGATGCACGAGCTCATATTCTTCTACGTCACACGTGTGAATCCCACGTGGGAAGTCACGTGCTTTTTTGTGCTCCATGGGGTGTGTTTggtggtggagctttgggtGAAAAATGTGTTATTGGCACGTGGGTGTTGGTTGCATTGGGCAGTGGCTGGACCATTGACCATTGGGTTCGTGGTGGTCACCGCCAATTGGTTGTTTTTGCCCCCACTGGTGAGGAACGGCGCGGATATTAAGGCCATTGAGGAATGCAAGGTTGTGTTAAAGCTTTTGACGGACAAGATGTTATGGACTTTGAAAAGTTTGTAA